The following is a genomic window from Desulfomonilia bacterium.
TGCGTTCTCTGAATTGTTCAAGGCTTACATCGGTACCTGTCATGCTTGATATAACTGCCGTGAGCGAAGAGACTGACGGTGCAGGCCTTGAAAGCTGGCCCGTGTAAAAAAGGAACCTCTCTGCCGGAAGGCCCGACATTTCGAGAAGCCATCTCGTACCAAGGCCTGAGAGGCTCAAGAGCATGGCGCTCAGTCTGTCGGTATGGTCCTCGGAATAGTTCTCGGCGAAACGGCTCCTTTTCCAGGCCAGGTAAAACAGAGTAATAAGCCTGTGGTGGAAGATGTCGAGAAAAGACGTAAGGCTGAAATCCTTTTCACGGTTTCTGTTAAGCGCCAGATCATTGAACCAGTACGGCATCACCCCCGACGGTCCGATCATACCCATGAATGCGACCGACATTACCGGAGGGCCGCCCTCTTTATCCTCAATCGAATCAATCTCGCAAGGTGGAAAGGCGAAACCCGGCTTCACTGAAAATCTCACGGGCTCTTTTCCGGGTTCAAGTGTAACGCCAAGTTTCTCTTTACCGGAACTCAGCTCTTCCAGCAGCCTTACGGCCTTGAAGAATGAAAATGACTGCGGCTCTGCGAAGAGCCTGTCGGTTATAGAAGTATTCTGCTTCCGTTTCTTGGCGGCCATTTCTTCAAGGGCTCCTTTTTCTGGACCGTCCTTGCCTCTAGCTGGACGAATGAGTTTATGGAAACGTATTGTGCCAGGAAACTCTCGAGGATGGAGGCGAACAAAAACAAACCGGCGCCTACGAATTTGTCCTCATCAAAGGTTATGCTGGTCTCGATCCCGCGGATGAAAGACACCCCTATCCTCCTTGTGACATGATCGGATGTGACCTTCGTGATGCCCGATATCTGCTGTCCCGTTGAAGGCGAGTTGTCGAAATCATACAGCTTGAGTATCTCTTTAAGGGCCTCCTCTCCTCCGCTCACAATCGAGAGGTAGTTGAGCGAGAGGTGCGAGATCAGCTTCCACTGAAGGCTTCCGCCCAGTGAAGGCCTTCTGCAAGGAGTAGGCTTTATGAGGCTAGTTATCCTTGAGAACGGGCCCGCCGTGTCGAGGTCGAAGTCTCCCTGAGAGTCGCCGAAAGAAAGCCTTGCAGGCAGGTCCCTGTTCGTGCATGTCACGTGTACGGTTACAGTCTCGACACCCGGGTCGGCAGGTTTCAGCGTTGCATCTGTGAACGACAGGTACACCTCGGTGCCGGAATCGCCCTTCTTGCCTGAATCGAGCCTCTTTATGTTCCAGAAGACCTTGCGGCCCTCTTCCTCGTCTCCAAGGTGCCTCAGCGAGAATATGGGCCTGTAATCAACCACCTTGCCGCCAGAAAGGCTTGAAACCACGCTGTCAACGGCAAACACCTCGGTGGCGTTCTGCCGCCTGATGTCAGGTATGATCCGGTAGTCGCTCATCCTGTGTTCTATTCTTACAGGCTCGGCTATCCTCTTGAATATGTTCACGGCAGGCGTTGCGTTAAGGCAGAAGGTCTCAGCACTCATTACAAGGTTCTGCTTTACCGGCCTATCGAGATATATCCATATATCCAGGGTGTCAGTAAGTTCGTAATCCCTGAGCCTTCCCAGACCCGTGACATCTACGAAGAGGAATTTCTCCGGGAAGCAGAAATATTCAAAGAGCAGCAGGTAGCCGGGGAACGAACGTGACGAATACGGCAGCAGGTTTTCTTCCTCTTTGAAGCCCGCAGGCCTGATTTCATCAGGGGAAAGCTGGATATTGACGGTTTGTCCCTGTATGCTTTTCGCCTCGAGTTCGACATGGCAGACATTGTTCATGAGGAGTTCATAAAGATTATATACATGCTGATGCTGGGCATTAAGGAAAAACCTTATGCCCTCCCACCCGAGCTGGGAGACCGGGATGCTGTTGAAAGTCTTAAGTTCAATTTTTATGGCCTGCTGGGCGTTTCTGATGCTGAGTCTGGGTGTCTTGAGCGATGCGGACGCCACCTCGACAGGCCAAGCGGAAACCGGGTATGAGGTCGAGAACTGGCAGGCTATCCCTCCCACGGGTTTGGAATATAGAGTCGTACCCTTTTCAATAGAAAAGCCCGAGGCAGGGATGTTCTGTCTGATTGGCTCGAATTTTACAATCGTCATGGACGGGATCGGGTTTATATAATGTGGGTATATGATGCTGAGCAGAGACTCGGTTATCTCCGGGAATTCGTCGTCGATCTTTTTGTGTACCCTGGCAGAGAGGAACGCAAACGCCTCGATCAGGCGCTCGGTATGCGGGTCTTCGCACTTGTCCGGCTCGAGCTGTAGCCGGCCTGCTATTTTCGGGTATTTGCGCGCAAATTCCGCACCTAACTGACGGATAAATGTCAGCTCTTTTTCATAGTAACTTAGAAGTTCATCATCCATAGTATTGGGAATCAGTGGTGAGTTGTGAGTGGTGAGTTAACAAACAAACGTAAATGATCATTTAAATACTCCCCAGTTTTTTTATTAAGTTATAAAACATCCTTTGAAGTTCGTCTATTTTCACCTGCACGCATTCATAATGTTCATGACATATGTAATTCAACTCTTTTGCAAGAATTATCTGTGTGTCAAGCTCTGCAAGAGAACCTTTCGCTACCGATAAAAATCTTATAAATTCCTTTGTGCTGTTCCTAGCCTGACCTTCGGCAATGTTAGAAGGAATTGAAATTGCTGACCTGCGTGTTTGATAAAAAAGCCCGAATTTTTCTATTTCGGGAAACGTATTTGTAAGTTCATATACCTTTTTCACAAGTTCCATACTTTTTTTCCAGACAAGAAGACTCTTATAATTTTTTACCTCTTTTCCGGTCTTATCCATCATGAACTGCCTTTTCTCACCACTCACTACTCGGAACTCGCCACTATCCCTTGACTGTATATTCGCCTCGGTTCACATCAAAAAACGTATCGAACGAGACAGGCTCGGTTTCCGGTTCGACGACAAGCATGGCGTTTATCCTGAACCTGAGAGAATTGATCCTCGAATCGCCCTCGACAACAACACTTACGTTCTTGAGCCTCGGCTCAAAGCGGGCGATCACCTTTTCCATGTCCTGTTTTATTGCTTTTTTCACAGATATATTTCCGGGGTTCTGGGATGTAAAGTCTGAAACACCGTATGTAAAGAGTGAACTGTTGACCTCTTTAAAACCATCGGGGGGGTCGAATATGTGCCGTCTTGTGTTGAGAAGGTTTTCCAGGTCGCGAACTACCTGCTCCTTGATCTGCCTTATATCAAGATACCTTTTCTGCGGAGGCTCCTGTGACAGATCTGGGTCATTGTCTATCAGCCTGTCCAGTATAGACGGAAGAATATTTTCATCCATAGGCATCATTTACCTTATTTAGCTTATAAGTTCGAGTGCCCTTTTAAAATCATATCGAAAATATCAGGATCATGAGCCTTTTGGATGCAGCCTTCCTGCAACCCAGTCATCTCTCAGTATTGCATAAATGACATAATCTTCGTACCTGCCCCACTTCAAAAACGCCTGCTGCAAATATCCTTCACTCTTCATTCCCAGCTTTTGCATCACTTTGCCTGAAGCAGGATTGCGTGCAAAATGCTTGGCGGTTATACGGTTCAAATCAATTTCCTCAAACCCGTATTTTATGATGGCCGATGCCGCCTCGGTGCAATAGCCACGACCCCAGAAATCTTTCCCGATCCAGTAGCCCAGTTCCCCTGAATTGCAGGCCTTATCGATTGCATGTATTGAAATACAACCCGCAAGGCCTCCGGTTTCCTTTATCGTAACGGCAAGTGCAAGCATTTTGTCGCCGGTGAATTCATCCTTATGCGTATTAATCCATGCTTCTGCCGCACCGGCGGGATACGGGTGCGGTATGGCCGCTGTCGTGTCCGCCACTGCAAAGTCACCCGCCAGCCTTTGAAGTTCCGGCGCATCGGACAGATTAAATGGCCTCAGCACCAGCCTTTTGGTGACAAGCGTGGGAATTTCTTTTTCTCCAAGGAATGAATCCGCATCATCATCACAATCACGGAAATTTTCAGGCACGAAACGTGGTGTGCAAACTGCCAGGAATATAAGGTCTTTCTCCCCTGTGTTCGTTATCCTCTGTCTTACTCCGGGAGGTATTACTGCAACATCGCCTTTTGAAACAGAAACCGCTTTTTCGCCGCCGATCTCGACAAGCCCCTCTCCCTCAATGATTATGTACCGTTCCCATGTGCCTTCGAGCCAGTGGAATCTTGTCGTGACCCCGGGCTCAACCCTTACCCTGGCAATGGACACTCTATTGTCGGCGGATGAGTTCCACCATTCCGTGATAAAACAGTTTTCTCTGAAATGATATTCCTGGGGATTATTTCCATGTACAGACATAAAATCAAGTTATTGAGCTGTTAAAGCTGATGAGTTGCAAAAGGATGTCCTCATGTCTTTATTTCTTAATAGTTTGAGAGCGTATCAGCTTCATTATTTTAAAGCCGAAAAACCTCTCCTGCTTTTTTGTCTTGCAGGAGAGGCTTTTTATTTATCTTACGAACCCTTATTGGTTACAAGGTCCCAGTTGGCGGCAACGTTTCCTTTGGGTTTTCCGGTCTGATGATCTGTCTCTGTGTAAGTCCATTCCATCTTGCCGTAGCTGAATGCGACCTCTTCCAGTGGCAGTGTCTCACCGCCCGATGTAGAGCCTCCAGGCCTGACGGAGCTCACGATAACATCGGTCATCTTATATTCCATATATTTGACCTTGTCTCCGCCTGCCCTGCAGAGTTCAACCTTGACTTCCTTGATATGACTGCCGTTGCAACAGAAAAGGTTGAGTTTGGGTGAAGCCTTGTCCAGCGCCTTGACGATTGTAAACGGGCTGTGTTCACATCTTTCCGCAGTTCTGCCGCCCCCGCTGCTTACCGAACCTGAAGCCGGCTGTGAAACACCATGGCTGTAGGACAGTATTTCAATCCAGTCCTTATGCTTGTCATCCGTGCTTTCACCGGGTATTCCTTCAATTTTTAAAAAAGCATCAAATGCCATCGCCTATCCCTCCCTTTCTTTGTTTACTTTGTTTTAGCATAATCATGAACACGATCTTTTTATCTCAGCCTTTAATATGACCTGTAAGCCATATAAGGCCTATCCTGAATTTACCCTTTTGCCGGAGGCGGAAGCTCGGCAACCAGCCTTAAGGACACCGACAGCTCGTCGAGCTGGAAGTGAGGCTTGAGGAAAGCCACAGCCCTGTACGCGCCGGGCTTGCCCGGAATCTCCGCCACATCTATCCTCGCCTCTCTCAGGGGCATCTTCGCCTTTGCATCCTGTCCTGCATTGTCATCAAGAAGCACATAATTGCTTATCCAGCGGTTAAGGAAATCCTCTGCGTCCTTTCTGGTCATGAAGCTTCCGATCTTGTCCCGCATAATGGATTTCAGGTAGTGCGCAAACCTCGACACCGCCAGAATGTACTGGAGTTGAGATGAAAGTTTCGCATTGGCGTTGGCCGCATCCGTATCATATGCCTTGGCCTTGTTCACCGTCTGAGTGCTGAAGAATGCGGCATAGTCGGTACCCTTGCAGTGAACAAGCGGAACGAAACCGAGATCGGCAAGCTCTTTCTCCCGCCTGTCAGTAATCGCCACCTCGGTCGGGCATTTGAGAGCCACATCTCCGTCATCGGTTTTGAAGGTATGCACCGGCAGTCCCTGTACAAGTCCGCCGCCTTCGACACCTCTTATGGCCGCGGTCCAGTGGTATTTGGCAAAGGCCTCGGTCAGCCTCGAACCAAGGGCATACGCCGCATTGCCCCACAGATATTTGCTGTGGTCGGTTCCTGTCACATCCTCTTCGAAATCGAACGTCTCGACCGGCACATTGTCTTTTCCGTATGGCAGCCTCATAAGCACATGCGGCAGCGCCAGGGCGACATATCTGGAATCTTCCGATTCTCTCAGAGATTTCCATTTTGCATACTCCACACTCTGGAACGTCTTCGCAAGGTCTCTCGGAACACCGATCTCGGTGAAGCTGTCGAGATTGAACATGTTGGGCGAAGCGGCCGAGATAAATGGAGCATGGGCCGCCGCGGCAACCTGCGATACCTTTTCGAGAAGGGCCATATCCTGAGGGTGATTGCTGAACTCGTAATCACCGATCAGCGCTCCGTATGAAGCGCCGCCGAACATGCCGAACTCCTCTTCATATATCTTTTTGAAAAGTGTGGACTGGTCGAATTCGCTTGCTTTTTCCATATCTTTAAGGAGGTCGCTCTTTGAAACGTTCATAACCCGAAGCTTCAAAGACTCGCCAGTCTCGCTCTTGTTGACGAGATAGAAAAGCCCTCTCCACGATCCTTCAAGCTTCTGAAAATCCTGATGGTGCATGACCTCGTTGAGCTGGTCGGATATCAGCTTGTCGATCTGGGCGATGCGGGCGTTTATCATGGCCTCGGTATCTTTCGACACCGTGATCACGCCTTCCATTATCTGGCTTACAAATTCTGAAAGGATGTCCTTCGCCCTTGCCTTCTGCACATCGTCGCGGGCCATTCGCCCTTCGTCGATAATCTTGTCGAGAAGACTCAATTCCTCTTTTTCAACTGTTTTGGTCTCTTTCCGGGTCAATTCCTGATTATCAGGCATACTCGCCACCCCCTCCCTATTATTCCTTCTTCTTCATGCCCGCATCGGCGGAAAGCTTCTGCAGTGCGTCGGTCGACGAAATTACATCCTGGAGAAGCTCGTTGAGATTGTCATTTCCATCCAGTTTGTTCAATAGCTCAGATAGCTTTTTCCTGGTTTCTATAAGCTTCTTGAGCGGATCGATCTGCTCGGCAACACGCTCCGGGGAAAAATCGTCAAGAGACTTGAATTTAAGCTCGACCGCTATCTTGGAATCATCGTTCGAAAGCTTGTTGTCCACCTTGTATGCGAGCCTCGGTTTCATGCCTTCCAGCACCTTGTTGAAATTGTCGCGGTCTATTTCCGTGAATTTTCTGTCCTTCAACTTCGGCAGCGGCTCTTCCGGCTTGCCTGAAAAATCCCCAAGCACGCCCACAACGAACGGTATCTCCTTCATCTCGATGGAGTCCCCGATCTCGACATCATAGGTAATCTGGACCCTCGGGGCCCTGACTCTGTCGAGTGTATGCTGCAGACTCTCCTTTTTCGCCATAGCTTAACCTCCTGAGTTTATTTGCTCCTTATAGGAAATAGCCTTTGTTATATCCCTTGTGCAAAGCCTCGGGAACAGATCGTTCCTGGCCTTTGCAAAATCGTCTTCACTTGCCCCTTCCGAGGTCAGGCACTGGTAATATGCATCGATCACTTCGGCTATCCAGATCGGAGATTCCCACTTTTCAAGACCCAGTTCGTCGATAAGCGCATAAAGCTGTTCGATTACGGGCCTCGCAAGATCCGGCCTCTGCGCCGTGAGGCTGAGTTTTGCCATGAAGAGTTTGTACCGGTTTTTCTGTCTGATCGACGGAGCCGCCGAGGATGCGTCAAGAAGCTTCTGCAGGGCTTCCTTGATTCCGCCTGAATTAAGCGTATCGAGCGCATCCTGCCATACAGCCTCTTCCACTCCCGAATTCTCGCCTAAACTTGCCGGTTGAATTATCACCGATACACCTCCGGCAGGCTGAACAGGAGAAACTGCAGCAGGAGATTTCTTCGCCTTTCCCGGTGAATTCTCTTCCCGGGTCGCATCATAATCCGCTGCTGCCTGTTCAGTCTCTTTTTTCTGGGCAGGCTCGACACCGCCCTTTTCTTTAAGGATACGTTCAACAAGCCTTAGATTATCGTCTATGGCGCTTCCCAGCTCAGTCAGCCTCGGAGCGTCTCTGCCGAACTTTTCCTCGACAATGGCGTCAAATTTATCAAATCCGGCTTTACATCTGGCTATTTCCCCGGCAAGAGAGGCATAAAACTGCTTTGATGACCTTGAAGCCGCCGCGTCGAACTGTTCTCCGGTTATCTTGCCCTCAGAGATTTTTTCTTCACGGGCCTTTTTCT
Proteins encoded in this region:
- the tssA gene encoding type VI secretion system protein TssA, which translates into the protein MKKIEQQDIDRIIAPIAGENPSGEDLRYSGVYEEIKEARRADDTLDQGEWQRDLKTSDWEKVIRIAIDALANRTKDIQIAVWLIEALIKKTGFSGLAAGFDILTSFLTDFWDTVYPAIDDGDLEFRAGPLSFLNDKISPSINEIPLTDPSSTEGYSYIRWQESRQVGFEKDLKNQYGDIDENKKKAREEKISEGKITGEQFDAAASRSSKQFYASLAGEIARCKAGFDKFDAIVEEKFGRDAPRLTELGSAIDDNLRLVERILKEKGGVEPAQKKETEQAAADYDATREENSPGKAKKSPAAVSPVQPAGGVSVIIQPASLGENSGVEEAVWQDALDTLNSGGIKEALQKLLDASSAAPSIRQKNRYKLFMAKLSLTAQRPDLARPVIEQLYALIDELGLEKWESPIWIAEVIDAYYQCLTSEGASEDDFAKARNDLFPRLCTRDITKAISYKEQINSGG
- a CDS encoding type VI secretion system tube protein Hcp, with product MAFDAFLKIEGIPGESTDDKHKDWIEILSYSHGVSQPASGSVSSGGGRTAERCEHSPFTIVKALDKASPKLNLFCCNGSHIKEVKVELCRAGGDKVKYMEYKMTDVIVSSVRPGGSTSGGETLPLEEVAFSYGKMEWTYTETDHQTGKPKGNVAANWDLVTNKGS
- the tssC gene encoding type VI secretion system contractile sheath large subunit, whose product is MPDNQELTRKETKTVEKEELSLLDKIIDEGRMARDDVQKARAKDILSEFVSQIMEGVITVSKDTEAMINARIAQIDKLISDQLNEVMHHQDFQKLEGSWRGLFYLVNKSETGESLKLRVMNVSKSDLLKDMEKASEFDQSTLFKKIYEEEFGMFGGASYGALIGDYEFSNHPQDMALLEKVSQVAAAAHAPFISAASPNMFNLDSFTEIGVPRDLAKTFQSVEYAKWKSLRESEDSRYVALALPHVLMRLPYGKDNVPVETFDFEEDVTGTDHSKYLWGNAAYALGSRLTEAFAKYHWTAAIRGVEGGGLVQGLPVHTFKTDDGDVALKCPTEVAITDRREKELADLGFVPLVHCKGTDYAAFFSTQTVNKAKAYDTDAANANAKLSSQLQYILAVSRFAHYLKSIMRDKIGSFMTRKDAEDFLNRWISNYVLLDDNAGQDAKAKMPLREARIDVAEIPGKPGAYRAVAFLKPHFQLDELSVSLRLVAELPPPAKG
- the tssB gene encoding type VI secretion system contractile sheath small subunit codes for the protein MAKKESLQHTLDRVRAPRVQITYDVEIGDSIEMKEIPFVVGVLGDFSGKPEEPLPKLKDRKFTEIDRDNFNKVLEGMKPRLAYKVDNKLSNDDSKIAVELKFKSLDDFSPERVAEQIDPLKKLIETRKKLSELLNKLDGNDNLNELLQDVISSTDALQKLSADAGMKKKE
- the tssG gene encoding type VI secretion system baseplate subunit TssG; protein product: MAAKKRKQNTSITDRLFAEPQSFSFFKAVRLLEELSSGKEKLGVTLEPGKEPVRFSVKPGFAFPPCEIDSIEDKEGGPPVMSVAFMGMIGPSGVMPYWFNDLALNRNREKDFSLTSFLDIFHHRLITLFYLAWKRSRFAENYSEDHTDRLSAMLLSLSGLGTRWLLEMSGLPAERFLFYTGQLSRPAPSVSSLTAVISSMTGTDVSLEQFRERSIKLTTEDMTSLGTANAALGVDTVVGSEVTDMQTGFRVNIGPMGYDEYQKFLPGGDMEEPVKAMVRFSAGIEYEYDLKIILKKEEVPPLGLGLGYHIGETTWLVQPEGGAADDKYIIIREKV
- the tssE gene encoding type VI secretion system baseplate subunit TssE, translating into MDENILPSILDRLIDNDPDLSQEPPQKRYLDIRQIKEQVVRDLENLLNTRRHIFDPPDGFKEVNSSLFTYGVSDFTSQNPGNISVKKAIKQDMEKVIARFEPRLKNVSVVVEGDSRINSLRFRINAMLVVEPETEPVSFDTFFDVNRGEYTVKG
- the tssF gene encoding type VI secretion system baseplate subunit TssF is translated as MDDELLSYYEKELTFIRQLGAEFARKYPKIAGRLQLEPDKCEDPHTERLIEAFAFLSARVHKKIDDEFPEITESLLSIIYPHYINPIPSMTIVKFEPIRQNIPASGFSIEKGTTLYSKPVGGIACQFSTSYPVSAWPVEVASASLKTPRLSIRNAQQAIKIELKTFNSIPVSQLGWEGIRFFLNAQHQHVYNLYELLMNNVCHVELEAKSIQGQTVNIQLSPDEIRPAGFKEEENLLPYSSRSFPGYLLLFEYFCFPEKFLFVDVTGLGRLRDYELTDTLDIWIYLDRPVKQNLVMSAETFCLNATPAVNIFKRIAEPVRIEHRMSDYRIIPDIRRQNATEVFAVDSVVSSLSGGKVVDYRPIFSLRHLGDEEEGRKVFWNIKRLDSGKKGDSGTEVYLSFTDATLKPADPGVETVTVHVTCTNRDLPARLSFGDSQGDFDLDTAGPFSRITSLIKPTPCRRPSLGGSLQWKLISHLSLNYLSIVSGGEEALKEILKLYDFDNSPSTGQQISGITKVTSDHVTRRIGVSFIRGIETSITFDEDKFVGAGLFLFASILESFLAQYVSINSFVQLEARTVQKKEPLKKWPPRNGSRILL
- a CDS encoding GNAT family N-acetyltransferase, with translation MSVHGNNPQEYHFRENCFITEWWNSSADNRVSIARVRVEPGVTTRFHWLEGTWERYIIIEGEGLVEIGGEKAVSVSKGDVAVIPPGVRQRITNTGEKDLIFLAVCTPRFVPENFRDCDDDADSFLGEKEIPTLVTKRLVLRPFNLSDAPELQRLAGDFAVADTTAAIPHPYPAGAAEAWINTHKDEFTGDKMLALAVTIKETGGLAGCISIHAIDKACNSGELGYWIGKDFWGRGYCTEAASAIIKYGFEEIDLNRITAKHFARNPASGKVMQKLGMKSEGYLQQAFLKWGRYEDYVIYAILRDDWVAGRLHPKGS
- a CDS encoding four helix bundle protein, producing the protein MSGEKRQFMMDKTGKEVKNYKSLLVWKKSMELVKKVYELTNTFPEIEKFGLFYQTRRSAISIPSNIAEGQARNSTKEFIRFLSVAKGSLAELDTQIILAKELNYICHEHYECVQVKIDELQRMFYNLIKKLGSI